One Babesia bovis T2Bo chromosome 4 map unlocalized Chr4_1, whole genome shotgun sequence genomic window carries:
- a CDS encoding variant erythrocyte surface antigen-1 alpha subunit, with translation MTLVIGLVGALGGVVEAVKDVLEKRSISLGQLKEALEKILEVVSKLVEVVKKKDGSGNGNVKGALQEVKGKLEGAQTALKAAKKELEKPGVNGNLETAKADLGSVKGELEELSNGKSGKQGLLQEMWEALEN, from the coding sequence ATGACACTGGTAATAGGGTTGGTAGGGGCCCTAGGGGGAGTAGTGGAGGCAGTAAAGGATGTACTAGAGAAAAGGAGTATCTCCTTAGGGCAACTAAAGGAGGCTTTAGAGAAGATACTGGAGGTAGTGAGTAAACTAGTGGAGGtagtgaagaagaaggatgGTAGTGGGAATGGAAATGTGAAGGGGGCACTACAGGAGGTGAAGGGGAAACTAGAAGGGGCTCAGACGGCACTAAAGGCGGCTAAGAAGGAACTAGAAAAGCCGGGGGTGAATGGTAATCTAGAGACGGCTAAGGCTGATCTAGGGAGCGTTAAGGGGGAACTAGAGGAGCTATCAAATGGTAAAAGTGGTAAACAAGGATTACTACAGGAAATGTGGGAGGCATTAGAAAACTAG
- a CDS encoding variant erythrocyte surface antigen-1 alpha subunit: MVLSALVGWSKIVECNNGSQGQAAHGTSRCTGGKGGSGTCKYLEDVERKDSSCDKCGCIKGGSSSHLGRGCTRCSGGSSTHRCSCSGDGCTAESCKCALAGKCCKCCCKGECGKCSDKCSCMKDDSYHCRIYHDSYQSAYGEMSFISIYDSSDYRIRPVWSDLKERGNGNTPSHRRHQCARIFLGSVCLIWSGITYMHWTGKWDVTSPYWNNHILDGSGLDDGTLSQWLQALGFPKAMLNDKGPENRLDKVINIDFVQKFYLGFADTSSNKGHGKDKDDNTFRNPAGFNFGGFIHAINKGAFGGSVFQGNGTDPKIDQNKLGPLFKLYILSCAYFTGLQKKSTKEITNTKNPKTIREILYWLSALPYSQAYPEILKHGKDRLEKVLKKPEENSNETPTLAFLQEKRPHPITVHEYNLFAHFQAVTQYCPLVLIGIQGGLHSTTGTKEPPIHSLYANTECGFTYPTVSIQAYNQVVHYIRALFYQLYFLRKQCAVKVTCGGKWRECRYGSGVLGKGVVSWMCLGCNPMEHDRHYRVGKVKEELGKVVAKGGAKDIPGALKEVLEKIGEVVVQLGNAQEALEGRKGEEIKGVQKALGEAKAGLEKAKTGLEAEVQKVNKGGLNGKLGAAKNKLEELTRNGRSNGKLGEVEGALGKATNGEENKRDYSSAKDKLSEAIKGVRDALEALKKELENESSKLYGYIPYWITQKFIQAIEQMKDICNSPKCSGCTQHSTKCGKKGNPTMCSQCGNMTTTGVPSPLQAFLEDRLPGFSCNAVPDNETPEYPSAASHLGHCGGSGQCCPLPMGFRNQFYSGGISDMTG; encoded by the exons ATG gtactcagtgcactcgttgggtggagtaagatagtgGAGTGTAATAATGGTAGTCAGGGTCAGGCCGCTCATGGCACTAGTAGGTGCACTGGTGGCAAAGGTGGCAGTGGTACGTGCAAGTATCTAGAGGATGTAGAGCGGAAGGATAGCTCTTGTGACAAGTGTGGGTGTATTAAGGGAGGCAGTAGTAGTCACCTGGGCAGggggtgtacaaggtgtagtggtggtagtagtacGCATAGGTGTAGCTGTAGTGGTGATGGATGTACTGCTGAGAGTTGTAAATGCGCTttagcaggcaaatgctgcaagtgttgttgtaagggTGAGTGTGGGAAGTGTAGTGATAAGTGTAGTTGTATGAAGGACGACAGCTATCACTGTCGTATATACCATGACAGTTATCAGTCAGCATATGGAGAAATGTCGTTCATATCAATATACGATAGCTCAGATTATCGTATAAGACCCGTATGGTCGGATCTAAAGGAGAGAGGTAATGGTAATACCCCCTCCCACCGCcgtcaccaatgtgcccgtattttcctagggtcagtatgtctcatctggagtggcattacctatatgcattggacaGGCAAATGGGACGTTACTAGTCCATACTGGAATAACCACATCCTCGacggtagtggtctagatgacggcacactatcccaatggctacaggccctagggtttcctaaggCAATGTTGAATGACAAGGGACCGGAGAATAGACTCGATAAGGTGATTAACATTGACTTTGTACAAAAGTTCTATTTGGGATTCGCAGATACTAGTAGCAATAAAGGCCATGGCAAGGACAAGGatgataatacatttaGGAATCCAGCTGGGTTTAACTTTGGTGGTTTCATTCACGCTATAAATAAAGGTGCATTTGGCGGTAGTGTCTTTCAGGGCAATGGTACTGACCCGAAGATTGACCAGAACAAGCTCGGTCCcctcttcaagctctacattctatcatgtgcctactttacTGGATTACAAAAGAAGAGTACGAAAGAGATCACCAACACTAAAAATCCCAAGACaatccgtgagatcctatactggctaagtgcattgccctatagtcaggcataCCCAGAGATATTGAAGCATGGTAAGGATAGACTCGAAAAGGTACTCAAGAAACCCGAAGAAAATAGCAATGAGACACCAACACTCGCCTTTCTCCAAGAAAAACGCCCTCATCCCATTACAGttcatgaatacaacctgtttgcccacttccaggcagtgacccagtactgcccactggtactcatagGTATTCAAGGAGGATTACACAGCACTACTGGCACCAAGGAACCACCTATCCACTCCTTATATGCCAACACTGAGTGTGGATTtacctatcccactgtgtccatccaagcatacaaccaggtggtacactacattagggctttgttctaccagttgtacttccttaggaagcaatgtgcagtgaaaGTTACTTGTGGAGgtaaatggcgtgagtgtaggtatggtagtggagtgcTTGGAAAGGGTGTagttagctggatgtgcctggggtgtaaccccatggaacatgataggcATTATAGGGTGGGTAAGGTAAAGGAGGAGTTGGGAAAGGTGGTAGCAAAGGGGGGCGCAAAGGATATTCCGGGGGCACTAAAGGAAGTATTagagaagattggtgaggtagtggtacaattgggtaatgcccaggaggcattggaagggagGAAGGGAGAGGAAATCAAGGGGGTGCAGAAGGCACTAGGGGAGGCTAAGGCGGGACTAGAGAAGGCTAAGACGGGACTAGAGGCGGAGGTGCAGAAAGTGAATAAGGGTGGGCTGAATGGAAAACTAGGGGCGGCTAAAAATAAACTAGAGGAGCTGACGAGGAATGGTAGAAGTAATGGGAAACTAGGGGAGGTAGAAGGTGCACTAGGGAAGGCAACGAATGGTGAAGAGAACAAACGGGACTACAGTAGTGCCAAGGACAAGTTAAGTGAGGCTATTAAAGGTGTACGTGATGCATTGGAGGCATTGAAGAAAGAACTAGAAAATGAGAGCTCAAAGCTATATGGCTACATACCCTATTGGATCACGCAAAAATTTATTCAAGCCATAGAGCAGATGAAGGATATATgcaactctcccaagtgctCTGGATGTACACAACACTCCACAAAGTGTGGCAAAAAGGGGAATCCTACCATGTGTTCTCAGTGTGGCAATatgactaccactggtgtcccctcccccctccaggcattcctagAGGACAGGTTGCCCGGGTTTAGTTGTAATGCAGTACCAGACAACGAAACGCCAGAGTACCCATccgctgcatcccacttgggACACTGTGGTGGTTCaggccagtgctgcccattgccaatgggatttagaaatcaattctatagtggCGGCATCAGTGATATGACTGGGTAA
- a CDS encoding SmORF protein (Small Open Reading Frame (SmORF)), whose amino-acid sequence MVTFNILWKLCLVVAFGLSATVTSTDVAQEQPKKESFLSRFFGKKESTATKPVEEKEASSHNTQGYSDPNDPPKYSVEWYLLPKPENRAALRKALPSDIAEMVPKDYKRRIWSALEGCIIKFFKIEAAEWYLLPEPESRAALRYVLPSDLAAKVPEDSNEAIKPEVEKDIRKLFSQTFQKGRLTHSWSTAMD is encoded by the coding sequence ATGGTAACATTCAACATACTATGGAAACTCTGCTTAGTTGTGGCATTTGGGCTTTCTGCCACTGTCACGTCTACTGATGTAGCCCAGGAGCAgcccaagaaggaatcgtTCTTAAGTAGATTCTTCGGCAAGAAAGAATCAACTGCAACTAAACCTGTGGAAGAAAAAGAAGCAAGCAGCCATAACACCCAAGGATACAGTGATCCAAATGATCCACCCAAAtactctgttgaatggtatctgttacccaaGCCGGAAAACAGAGCTGCCTTACGTAAAGCGCTGCCAAGCGATATAGCAGAAATGGTTCCAAAGGATTACAAAAGGCGAATCTGGTCTGCACTAGAGGGCTGTATTATCAAGTTTTTCAAAATAGAGGCCGCTGAATGGTACTTGCTACCCGAGCCGGAAAGCAGAGCCGCATTACGTTATGTGTTGCCATCTGATTTGGCTGCAAAGGTACCGGAGGACTCTAATGAAGCAATAAAACCCGAAGTAGAGAAAGATATTAGGAAGTTATTCTCACAGACTTTCCAGAAAGGGAGATTAACGCACTCATGGTCAACAGCCATGGATTGA
- a CDS encoding SmORF protein (Small Open Reading Frame (SmORF)), with product MVGIKTLPTICILVAFGLSATVTATDVVQEQPKKDSVVSGSLRKNEESVAKPQEVSKSETDEPPMFSVEWYLLPKPLNRATLRYILPWTMILSVPEDCKKPILPAVEKRIRNHFSWVEKQKQKESDSAQRKTTDVGQPPKKSFTSRFFGKKDASANTPVDVPELPKFSFEWYFVQKPENRKHLRDRLPYSTKAFVAPDCREPIAPVFEKRIRDYLSLYSVDWYLLSKEENRIALRYLLPSDLAAKVPEDYNEPIDPEVEELIREHFSTVEEKQRPNRFWYLHL from the coding sequence ATGGTAGGCATTAAAACCTTACCAACGATCTGTATATTGGTGGCATTTGGGCTTTCTGCCACTGTCACTGCTACTGATGTAGTCCAGgagcaacccaagaaggacTCAGTGGTCAGTGGATCATTACGTAAGAATGAAGAATCTGTTGCTAAACCTCAAGAGGTTTCAAAGAGTGAGACTGATGAACCACCCATGttttctgttgaatggtatctcTTACCCAAACCCTTAAACAGAGCAACTCTTCGTTACATATTGCCATGGACCATGATATTGTCCGTACCAGAGGACTGCAAAAAGCCAATATTGCCCGCAGTAGAAAAACGTATTAGAAATCATTTTTCTTGGGTTGAAAAACAGAAACAAAAGGAGTCTGATTCTGCACAACGTAAAACCACTGATGTTGGCCAACCCCCAAAGAAGTCCTTCACCAGTAGATTCTTCGGTAAAAAAGACGCATCTGCCAATACACCTGTTGATGTACCAGAGTTACCCAAGTTTTCTTTTGAATGGTATTTTGTACAGAAGCCCGAAAACAGAAAACATCTTCGTGACAGGTTGCCATATTCTACGAAAGCTTTTGTAGCACCGGACTGTAGAGAGCCAATAGCGCCTGTGTTTGAAAAACGCATTAGAGATTATTTGTCATTATATAGCGTCGACTGGTATCTGTTATCAAAGGAGGAAAACAGAATTGCTCTACGTTATTTGTTGCCATCTGATTTGGCTGCCAAGGTTCCAGAGGACTATAATGAACCTATAGATCCCGAGGTGGAAGAACTTATTAGGGAGCATTTCTCGACGGTTGAGGAGAAGCAAAGGCCTAATCGTTTTTGGTATTTGCATTTGTGA